The sequence below is a genomic window from Sorangiineae bacterium MSr12523.
CCTCCCGAGAAGTCATCATGACTCGTAGTAGCGATTCACACGCCGCCCGGCCCAAAGCCGATATCGAAACCCTCCCCAGACCGCCGGGCCAACGTGGTTCCACCATAGCCTATCCATTCCGCCGAATGCGGCAAACATCGCGGGCGATATCGACCACTGCCGCCCTTCTCCTCGGTGGACTGAGTGCCGCGTGTGGGCTCGACTGGGCTTTGGATGAGTCGTCCGGCAATACTGACTTGCGTGACGCAAGTGACGATAGCCGAATCCTCCCTGATGGCGGTCTCAACGGACCTCCGCGCGCCTGCTCGCGCACGAAGCCGTGTTACTTCGACGAATACTGCGATTATCCAGACGGCAAATGCGGTGCAGTCGCCGAAGGCGTCTGTCAGTTGCGTCCCAATGCGTGCACCGCGCTGTCTCCGCCACAATGCGGCTGCGATGGTCGTCGCTATACGATGGCGTGCGAAGCGCATCGCGCCGGCCTCGATGACGGCCCCGACGCCTGCGCTGCGAACGCGCCCGAGTACTTCGCGTGTGGTCCGACGAAGCAGTGCCAGGTCGGCTTGGAGTACTGCCTGGTCACCGGACTGCTCACCGCGCGCGCCTACCAGTGCAAGCCCTTCAGCGGCTGCTCCACCACCGACTGCGCCTGCGCCCGTCGCACCGATCCGTGCCTTACCTGCACCGAGGTCACCGGCGGCGGCACGCTGAACGATTGCTCGCTTTAGTCGGGCTTTACCAGCGGACGACGACGGAGCTCGGCGTGGTGTGGGCTTCGCAGCCCTCGACGCCGACTTCGATGGCCACGGATTCGCTGCCGCTGGCGGCGGTGGAGTGCACCGTTGCCTTGGGCACCACTTGCTCCGGCCGCAAGGCGCGCAGAATCTCCGGGGGGCACACGAGGCGCACGTCCACCTCGTTGGGCTGACTCTTTCCTTTGGCCTGGCCGACGACGGCGACCGGGATCTTCACGAAGGGCCGCTCGACCACTTCGCGCGTGATCTCGGCGGTGACCAGCACGCTCTGCGTCGCCAGATCCGGCAACACGCGGCCGGTGGGCCGGTCGATGGCCAGATGACGCGGAAAGCTACCTTCCGTTAGCCCCGACACGTCGAACGGATCGGCGCGCACGTGCTGCAGCACGAGCACCTCGCTCTTCGGCCCGCGCACGCGCACCGTCGCCGGATCGGCCTGCGGAACGCCCTTCACCACGAACCCGGGCGCCGGCGTGCCCACCACGCTGACCTGAATCGGCACGTCGCGCGTCACGCGGTCTTCCCACACCAGGTCGATCGCGGGCGGGTCGATCTGCTCGACGCGCACACTCGGCGGCACGTGCACCATGCCGGGATCCAACGTCACCCGGCGCTCGGAGCCGAGGTGCACGTCGATCTGGAGGTAGCCGATGTCATCGGAGTGAAGATCGTCGAGCGCCGAGCGCGAGCCACGCAACGTGAGCCGCACGGAAGGCGGCATCGAGCTCACCAGAACGCGATCGGCGCTCTCGGGCGGCATCAGCGCGACCAGGTTCACCGTCATGGTCCGCTGCGCATCCTGCGCGCCATGAAACAGCGAGTACAAGAGCAGCGCCAGAACGAAGGCGATGAACTTGAGGTTCAGGTTCTCCGTAAAGGCGGCCTTCAGCTTTTCGCCGAGTTCGAGGGCCATGGTCTACTTGTCGGATTCTCCCGAGGTCGTGGTCGGGACTTGCGTGCCTTGAAGGGAGCTGGGCGCGGGCGCCGGTGTCTCGATCGGCTTGGCCGGTGCGAGACGGCGCGGAGGCGAAGGCTCGGGACGAGGGTCGATGTCATCCAGCGAATCCCGCGGCACAGGCGGCCGCTCGGCCGACGACGGCGGAACGCGGTCGCTCTGCGGCTGAAGGCTCGCGGGGGCCGCATCGTTCTTGCTCGAGCGCGGCGGGAGCGAGAAGCGGTACGAACCGGTCTGCCGCTCCTTGTCCTTCTTCGGCGGGACCTTCTTCTTGCGGGCGCGCTGCCCGAACAGCCCGAGCAGCGCCTGCCGCAAGGAGGCACCATCCAGGTTGGAGATGATGTTGCCATTGAAGCAGAAGCTGATCGTCCCGCGCTCCTCGGAGACGACGACCACCACGGCATCCGTCTCCTCGGTGATGCCGAGGGCGGCGCGGTGGCGCGAGCCCAGCGACTTGTCGAGCACCTTGGTGTCCGGCATCGGGAAGAACACGCCGGCCTTGGCCACGCGCAGGTTGCGGATGACCACCGAGCCGTCGTGCAGCTTGTTCAAGCTCTCCGGGAGGAAGATGCCCACGAGCAGCTCGCGCTGAACCTGCGCGTCGATGAGCGTTCCCTGCCCCACCACGAATTCGTCCAGGTTGGCGTCCTGCTCGAAGCAGATGAGCGCACCGATACGGTGGCGGGCCAGCTCGGTCGCGGCGGCGACCACCTCGTCGATGACCCGCGATTCCTGCTGCCGCGAGATCCCTCCGAGGAAGGCGCGCGCGCCCACGCGCATGAGCGCGCGGCGAATGTCGTTCTGGAAGACGACCACGACGACGAGGATGATCGACGACAGAAGCGACGAGAGAAGGTTGTACAGGGTGACGATGTTCAGCCAGCGCGCCACCAGGTAGACGACGAAGATGACGGCGAGGCCGGTCCCCATCTGCATCGCCCGCGTTCCACGCATGACGATGAGCGCGCGGTAGATCACGTAGGTGACCACCAGCAGATCGAGAATGTCGATCAGGATCTCCCGCGGCGGGCGCACCGAGAAAAGGTGGAGGAGGCCTTCAAGCATGGTTGCCACCTCCCAACGCCTTCACGACGTCCAGCGCTTGCCGCGTCCCGCGCACGTCGTGCACGCGGACCACTTGTGCACCGAGCGATGCCGCATGAACGGCCGCGCCGATGGACGCCCCATCGCGTTCAGCAGGTGCTGGATCACCCTGGGTCGCTCCCACCAGCTGCGTCAGAAACGATTTGCGGCTTGCTCCAATGACGATGGGTACCTCCACCGCGCGTGCGATCTCGGGAAGGCGGCGCAACAGGTCCGCGCTCTGCGAGGCGGTCTTCGCGAAGCCGAGCCCCGGATCCATGAGCAGCGACGCATGCGGAACGCCGCGAGACATGGCTCGTTCGGCGGCCGCGCGCCATTCAGCGACGACGTCCTTCACCACGTCATTGTACGCGCCGCGGTAGTCGCTGAACCCGCGCATTTCGGCCTGCGTGCCCCGTGCATGCATCAGGATGAACGCCGCATCCGCTCGGGCTATTTCGTCGGCGAGCGCATCGTCGCGCAAACAAGAGACGTCGTTCACCGCGCATGCGCCCGCGTCGAGACAGGCACGGGCAACCTCGGGGTTTGCCGTGTCGATCGTTACGCACGCGCCGGCCGCCTCGGCCTTTTCCACGGCGTAGCGAACGACGCCAAGCACGCGGGCGAGCTGAACGCTGGCCGGAACGGGCGCGGCACCGGGGCGGGTGGACTCACCGCCGATGTCGAGAATGTCGGCCCCTTCCTGCAAGAGCACGTCGACGCGTGCGCGCGCGTCCGCCTCGTCGAACGACTGCCCTCCATCACTGAACGAATCGGGTGTGACGTTGCATATACCCATGACCGCCGTGCCCCGGGTCGTCGACGCACGCTGGATAATTGCAAAGAGAGACCTTGCCCGATTCACCGACTCTCCTTCCAGAACGAGCCGCACTGACTCGCTCAAGCTGGCCTCGTCGAAGCTCCCGCAAGCTCCCTACTCGGCCTTCCTCTTAACCACGTAGCAATACCCATACCGTTGAGCAAGGATTCGTAGCCTTGCCACGGCAATTCGCGGCGGAGTACCTTCTCGGCGCACGGCTTGCGGTTTCTATAAGCCGGCACGAGGGCCAAGCCTCCCAAATGCTGCGTACGAGGGTCCGAGCAGGGGCGATCGCCGGGGTGGTCATGAGCCTCGGCTTCGCCATGATCATCACCTTGGCGCAGGTCGGCGACGCGCTGATTCCTCAGCTCGACCCGCATTTTGGCGCGCCCGCGCCCACGACCATCCGCGTTCCTTACGCCTCGTTCATTCAAAAGGCGCAGTCGTCGCTCCTTGCGTACGAACATACGCGGATCCTCATTCCCCGCGGAACGGTGCTCGACGAGTCGAACGACGCCCACCGGATCGCCTATGCCTTCGAGATGACGCGCCGGCCCGCGCAAACGATGCGCACGGCCGCGATGTTCGTCATCCATCTGACCTTGCTGCTCTTGGCGTCGGCGTACCTTCGCCGTTTCGGACCGACACGCACGCGCCTCCTGCGCACGCAGCTCGGGCTTTTCGGAACGATGGCCGGCGTCTTCATCGTCGCCAAGTTGTTCCTCGTCTTTACACCGTTGAGCGAATTTTGGATTCCCGTGGCCACGGTTCCCCTGTGGTGCACCTTCGCCTTCGAGCGGCGCACGGCCTTCCTCATCAACGTGATGATGACCTTCATGGCCTCGTCCCTGCTCGTGTTCGACCTGCCATTTCTGGCGGTGCTCATCACGCGGGGGCTTGCCTCGAGCCTGCTCTTTCTGAACCGCAAGCATCCGCGGCAAATGATGCTCGCCGGCTTTGGCGGCGGTCTGATCGCCGCGACCATGTTCGGGGCGATCATCACGGTTTTCGAGGGCCATTTCTCCATCGGGCGCCAGCTCTACTTCGGGCTGGACTCACCGCTTCTGGGCATCGTGGGCGGCGGCGCGCTGGCGGGACTGCTCGCGCATTTCCTGCGTCAGTTCGCCGTGCGCGCGCTGGGCAGCGTCGGACGCGATCGGTTAATGGACCTGACGGACCTGGAGAATCCCCTGCTGCGCAAAATGGCGGAGGAGGCGCCGGGGTCGTGGGAGCACGCGCGCGCCATGGCCAATTTGGCCGAGGCTGCGGCGGCGGCGATCGGGGCGGATGCGCTCCTCACGCGGGTGGGTGCGTACTACCACGACCTGGGAAAGACGATTCAGCCGAAGTACTTCGTCGAGAACCTGGCCGCGGGTGAGCGCACACCGCACGACGATCTGGAGCCCGAGGTGAGCGCCGACGCGATCATGGCGCACGTGGTTCAGGGGACGAAGCTATTGCGCGACGGCGGCATCCCCGAGCCGGTCGTGGAGTTTGCCTACACGCACCACGGCACGCAGGTCATCGAGTACTTCTGGCACAAGTGCAAGCAGCGCGGGAACCCGAAGAACCTGACGGAAGAGTTCTTTCGCTACCCGGGCATGAAGCCGCAAACGAAGGAGACCGCCATCCTGATGCTGGTCGACTCCATCGAGGCGGCGAGCCGTACGATCCAGCCCCCCGAGAAGGCGAAGTTCGAGGAGATGATCCAGCGCATCATCTTCACCAAGCTGAAGACGGGTCAGCTCGACGAGGCCGGCCTCACCCTGGAAGAGCTCAAGATCCTCATCGTGAAAATGGCCGACACCCTGGTGGCGATGTACCACGGCCGCATCAAATATCCCTGGCAGGAGAAAGACGAGCGCCGGCGCAGCAAAGGCGCCATCGTCGCCGCCGCCCCCGTCGCCCCTAGCGCCAGCGACCCAGGCAAGGGCACCTCGAAACCAAACTAAGTTTTCACCCGAGGAATCGATGATCGAGCAGTCGTTCATGAAGTCGCTGTTTCACGGGGTGATTGCGGACAACCTGATCGTGCCGTACCCGGAGCCTTTGCCGGCGGAGACGAACAACCTGCACATCATGCTCGACAGCGTGCGCAAATACTTCGCGCAGAATGTCGACGCGCAGAAGATCGATCGCGAAGCGCTCGTGCCCGACGATGTGCTGCAGGGCATCAAAGACCTGGGCCTCTTCGGTCTTTTGGTACCAAACGATTACGGAGGTATCGGTCTTTCGGCGACGGCGTATGCGCGTGTGATGCAGGAGGTGAGCGGCCTCGAAGGCTCGCTCGCGGTGACCTTGGGCGCGCACCAATCGATCGGGATGAAGGGCATTTTGCTCTTTGGCAGCGAGGAACTGAAGAAGAAGTACCTTCCGAAGTTGGCCACCGGCGAGTGCGTGGCCGCGTTCGCACTGACGGAGCCGAGCGCCGGCAGCGATGCGGCCGCGATTCAGACGCGCGCAGAACTCAGCGACGACGGCAGATACTTCACCCTGAACGGGTCGAAAATCTGGATCTCCAACGGCGGCTTTGCGGATCTTTTTACCGTGTTCGCGCGCACCTCACCGGCCGAGCACGGGGCCAAACCACGCATCACCGCCTTCGTCGTCGAGCGCGGGATGGGCGTGCGCACGGGCCCCAACGAGCACAAGCTGGGCATCCGCGGGAGCTCCACCACCGAGGTGTACTTCGAGGACGTGAAGGTCCCCATCGAGAACGTGCTCGGTGAAGTGGGGCGCGGTTTCAAGGTCGCGATGGAGGTGCTCAACAACGGGCGGCTCGGCGTGGCCAGCGGCAGCATCGGCCTTGCAAAACGCCTCATCAAGCTTTCCGTCGAGCGCGCGCGCGAGCGCAAGGCGTTCGGGCGACCCATCGGGGAGTTCGGGCTCATCAAGGACAAGATTGCCCAGATGATGGCCGGCACCTTCGCCCTGGAGAGCATGACGTACCTCACCACGGGCCTCATCGACTCCAACGTGGCCGACTACTCCGTGGAGAGCGCCATCTGCAAGGTGTACGGCTCGGAGACGCTCTGGAAGATCGTCAACGAGTCGCTGCAGATCGCCGCCGGCGTGGGCTACATGCAAGAGTACTCCTACGAGCGGCATCTGCGCGACGCGCGCATCAATTTGATCTTCGAGGGCACGAACGAGATTCTGCGCTGCTTCATCGCGCTCAGCGGGATGCAGGGCCCCGGGCGTCAACTCGTGGAGGTGGCGCGGGCCATGCGCGAGCCCATCAAGGGGTTCGGCTTGTTGAGCGATTTTGCCATCCGCAAGGCACGCACCGCGCTCGGGCGCGAGCGCTTCACACGTGCACACCCGGTGTTGAACCGCGAGGCCGTGGTCTTCGAGGAGTACACCGTCGAGCTGGCGAAGAACGTCGACAAGGCGCTGCGCAAGTTCGGCAAGGACATCGCCGAGATGCAGTACACGCAAAAGCGCGTGGCCGACATGGCCATCGACCTGTTTGCCATCGCGTCCGTTCTCTCACGCACCACGCGCGCGCTCGAGCAGCGCGGCGAGGAGGGCGCACGCCGCGAGATCGATCTGACCACGGTGTTCGTCTCAGCAGCAGAAAAGCGCCTCGCGGACAACGTCGCCGCCTTCGAAAAGAACGACGACGAGCTGCGCAAGGCCATCGCCGATCGCGCGTACAACGACGGGGGTTACCCGTTCGACATCATTTGATCCGCAGCCGGTAAAGCCGAACGGGCAGCTCGATTTTCGCGGTGCCGCCTTGAAAGAGTGCCACGCGATCCATTTGGGGCGTGGGAAGCCAGATGAAGCCGTCCGCGTCGATGTCGGGGGCATCGACCCAGTGCAGGCGCGCGTCCTGGATCACGGTGGTGATGGTGCCGTCGGCCGCGCGACGCTTGATGGCGTTGGCGGCCAGATCGCCGAAATAGAGATCGCCGTTCGCCATCATGGCCGTGCCGCCGGTGGGCGGGAGATCGGCCCAAGGTTCGACCTTCGCGGCGAGATCCGCTGGGTTGAGCGAAGCATCGTCGAGCCAGCGCGTCTCGATGCGCGACCATGGGCCGTGCAGGGGTGCATAGTACAGGTATTTTCCGTCGGGGCTCACCTCGAGCGGGTCGGCGTTCACGCAGAGGGGTGAGCCGTCGGGAGCTCTGACGATCTGGCCGTCGACGACGACGGGGCGGTTCGATGGCGCGGTGACCGAGGGATGCCCGTCGAGAACGCGCCGCGCGGCGCCGCTGTCGAGATCGAGCACGATGATGCCGGGGCGGCCGGCGTCGGTAAGGTAGCCGCGGCGGCCGTGAAAGCGAATGTCGTCCACGTAGCTTCCAGGGCCCGCGACGCGCGCGTCGAAGGGGTACACGCGCACGACCTCGTTGGTCCCGAGATCGATCTCCACGGCCTTGGGCCCAGAGGGGACCGGTGGACCGCCGAAACCCGAGACGCCGGCATCGATGACCCAGAGGTGCCCTTGACCATCGCGGTGGATGGCGTTCACGTTGACGAACGATTGGGCGGGATTGCGCCCGGCCTCGTTCCACGCGGCGTCGGGATAGGGCTGGGGCTGCCCCGCCTTGTCGAGCACGGCCACCGACGGCCCTTTCGAGCCGGTCCAAAGCGGGCCGGAGACAAAGACGCGCCCGCCCTCCACGGCAACGCCGTTCCAGATCATCGTGCGGCTCTCGGCCGCCACGGAAAGGGTCGTGGGCTCGGAGGCCGAGGACGCGGCCGGCGTCGAAGAGGACGTCGACGAACAAGACACGAGGAGTGCCGCCATCAGGAAAAGCGCTGTCTTCATCGTTGGTAGCGCGGAGATAGGAGGTGGCGAGGCATTCGAAAATACGGCAAAATATTGCCGGTAGTATCCAGTTTGATACCGACATGGCCGCGAAGAAGAAGACCTACGACTGCGCAGTGGGCTGCCCCGTCGAGGCTGCACTCGATCTGATCGACGGCAAGTGGAAGGGCGTGATCCTTTACCACCTGCAAGAGGGCACGCTCCGTTTCAACGAGTTGCAGCGGCGCCTGGGCGCGGTCAACCATCGCATGCTCACGAAGCAGTTGCGCGAGTTGGAGGAGGCCGGTCTCATCACGCGAACGATTCACGCGCAGGTGCCGCCACGGGTCGACTATGCGTTGTCGCCCGAGGGCAAGAGCATGCAGCCCATCATCGAGGCGCTCGCCGCATGGGGCCAAGCGCGCCTCGCCCGTCTCGGCTAGAGGGTTCCCCTGGTTCTCGGTTCCGCGTGGCACTGGGCCTCATGAGGCGAACACGGCTTCCCCGGGCGACGAGACAAACGGGTGCGTCATCGCGCTTCCGCGCAATCGCACACGTTCGTCGTCTGGCTTTTTCTCTGCCAGATAAAGATGAGGGGTAGAAAAGTTCCGGTGGAGCGATCAGTTGCAT
It includes:
- a CDS encoding YbbR-like domain-containing protein; the protein is MALELGEKLKAAFTENLNLKFIAFVLALLLYSLFHGAQDAQRTMTVNLVALMPPESADRVLVSSMPPSVRLTLRGSRSALDDLHSDDIGYLQIDVHLGSERRVTLDPGMVHVPPSVRVEQIDPPAIDLVWEDRVTRDVPIQVSVVGTPAPGFVVKGVPQADPATVRVRGPKSEVLVLQHVRADPFDVSGLTEGSFPRHLAIDRPTGRVLPDLATQSVLVTAEITREVVERPFVKIPVAVVGQAKGKSQPNEVDVRLVCPPEILRALRPEQVVPKATVHSTAASGSESVAIEVGVEGCEAHTTPSSVVVRW
- the cdaA gene encoding diadenylate cyclase CdaA, whose product is MLEGLLHLFSVRPPREILIDILDLLVVTYVIYRALIVMRGTRAMQMGTGLAVIFVVYLVARWLNIVTLYNLLSSLLSSIILVVVVVFQNDIRRALMRVGARAFLGGISRQQESRVIDEVVAAATELARHRIGALICFEQDANLDEFVVGQGTLIDAQVQRELLVGIFLPESLNKLHDGSVVIRNLRVAKAGVFFPMPDTKVLDKSLGSRHRAALGITEETDAVVVVVSEERGTISFCFNGNIISNLDGASLRQALLGLFGQRARKKKVPPKKDKERQTGSYRFSLPPRSSKNDAAPASLQPQSDRVPPSSAERPPVPRDSLDDIDPRPEPSPPRRLAPAKPIETPAPAPSSLQGTQVPTTTSGESDK
- the folP gene encoding dihydropteroate synthase, with protein sequence MGICNVTPDSFSDGGQSFDEADARARVDVLLQEGADILDIGGESTRPGAAPVPASVQLARVLGVVRYAVEKAEAAGACVTIDTANPEVARACLDAGACAVNDVSCLRDDALADEIARADAAFILMHARGTQAEMRGFSDYRGAYNDVVKDVVAEWRAAAERAMSRGVPHASLLMDPGLGFAKTASQSADLLRRLPEIARAVEVPIVIGASRKSFLTQLVGATQGDPAPAERDGASIGAAVHAASLGAQVVRVHDVRGTRQALDVVKALGGGNHA
- a CDS encoding HDIG domain-containing protein, whose product is MSLGFAMIITLAQVGDALIPQLDPHFGAPAPTTIRVPYASFIQKAQSSLLAYEHTRILIPRGTVLDESNDAHRIAYAFEMTRRPAQTMRTAAMFVIHLTLLLLASAYLRRFGPTRTRLLRTQLGLFGTMAGVFIVAKLFLVFTPLSEFWIPVATVPLWCTFAFERRTAFLINVMMTFMASSLLVFDLPFLAVLITRGLASSLLFLNRKHPRQMMLAGFGGGLIAATMFGAIITVFEGHFSIGRQLYFGLDSPLLGIVGGGALAGLLAHFLRQFAVRALGSVGRDRLMDLTDLENPLLRKMAEEAPGSWEHARAMANLAEAAAAAIGADALLTRVGAYYHDLGKTIQPKYFVENLAAGERTPHDDLEPEVSADAIMAHVVQGTKLLRDGGIPEPVVEFAYTHHGTQVIEYFWHKCKQRGNPKNLTEEFFRYPGMKPQTKETAILMLVDSIEAASRTIQPPEKAKFEEMIQRIIFTKLKTGQLDEAGLTLEELKILIVKMADTLVAMYHGRIKYPWQEKDERRRSKGAIVAAAPVAPSASDPGKGTSKPN
- a CDS encoding acyl-CoA dehydrogenase family protein is translated as MIEQSFMKSLFHGVIADNLIVPYPEPLPAETNNLHIMLDSVRKYFAQNVDAQKIDREALVPDDVLQGIKDLGLFGLLVPNDYGGIGLSATAYARVMQEVSGLEGSLAVTLGAHQSIGMKGILLFGSEELKKKYLPKLATGECVAAFALTEPSAGSDAAAIQTRAELSDDGRYFTLNGSKIWISNGGFADLFTVFARTSPAEHGAKPRITAFVVERGMGVRTGPNEHKLGIRGSSTTEVYFEDVKVPIENVLGEVGRGFKVAMEVLNNGRLGVASGSIGLAKRLIKLSVERARERKAFGRPIGEFGLIKDKIAQMMAGTFALESMTYLTTGLIDSNVADYSVESAICKVYGSETLWKIVNESLQIAAGVGYMQEYSYERHLRDARINLIFEGTNEILRCFIALSGMQGPGRQLVEVARAMREPIKGFGLLSDFAIRKARTALGRERFTRAHPVLNREAVVFEEYTVELAKNVDKALRKFGKDIAEMQYTQKRVADMAIDLFAIASVLSRTTRALEQRGEEGARREIDLTTVFVSAAEKRLADNVAAFEKNDDELRKAIADRAYNDGGYPFDII
- a CDS encoding major royal jelly family protein, with translation MKTALFLMAALLVSCSSTSSSTPAASSASEPTTLSVAAESRTMIWNGVAVEGGRVFVSGPLWTGSKGPSVAVLDKAGQPQPYPDAAWNEAGRNPAQSFVNVNAIHRDGQGHLWVIDAGVSGFGGPPVPSGPKAVEIDLGTNEVVRVYPFDARVAGPGSYVDDIRFHGRRGYLTDAGRPGIIVLDLDSGAARRVLDGHPSVTAPSNRPVVVDGQIVRAPDGSPLCVNADPLEVSPDGKYLYYAPLHGPWSRIETRWLDDASLNPADLAAKVEPWADLPPTGGTAMMANGDLYFGDLAANAIKRRAADGTITTVIQDARLHWVDAPDIDADGFIWLPTPQMDRVALFQGGTAKIELPVRLYRLRIK
- a CDS encoding helix-turn-helix transcriptional regulator, translating into MAAKKKTYDCAVGCPVEAALDLIDGKWKGVILYHLQEGTLRFNELQRRLGAVNHRMLTKQLRELEEAGLITRTIHAQVPPRVDYALSPEGKSMQPIIEALAAWGQARLARLG